Within Eggerthella sp. YY7918, the genomic segment GCTCCAAGAAGGTACGGCCGACGCCACATATGGCGCGCCAATGGCCCCGGCATACACGAGGGCCAGCACACCCACTGCGCATGCAAACACCGTGCGAGCGCGATAGCCCAACCTGCCAGACATCGCGACGACCCAGTATACCAACGCCACCACGGCAAACAGCGCCGCCATAAACACGGCGAACGTCAGGGAAGGGCCGCCGATCCCTTGGAACGCCAGCAAGCCGTGCTGCGGCGAGATGAAGAACACGAGCGCCGAGACCACACCGACGACGAGGATGCCGAGCGGCAGCAGCGTCCAGCGGTCGATAAGTTCGAGGCGCTCCTGCGAGAAGCGCGTCGTGAGAAAAGTGATTGCCAAACCCACGAACGCCCCGGACGCCATGGGCGCGAGCGTCGTGAACAACACGAGGGGAAATTGAGCGAGAGCAAGTTCCATAAGCGTCACCTCCTCGGATCCGCGGATCCGTTGATGGGTTATCGAATCCCGCCATAGTAGATGCGCAACGCACGGACGGCACTAAGGCCGTCCGATTTCAGAAAGGCGTTGCCCGCCCGTGCAACGCCCGTTTTCGAACCCACGCAGAGATTTACGTACTATTGCGGAACTTCAGCATTACTTCGGCAATGAGAGTGCCTAAGTTGCCAAAGTAGTGCTGGCAACTATGAGGGTTGCCAGCACTCGAAGGGCTTACGCCTTTCGCACGTCAACCCAGAGGTCGAATTGGGCGGCGCCGCCTCCTAGGGGGTCGCAGAGGCCGCCGGCGCCGGTGATGGTGGGGTCGTCGGGGAGGAGTTCGTTCATACGGAAACCGCGGCCGCGGCCGCCAGCGAAGCCAGTCTTTTGGCGGCCGGGTTCGTCGCCGTCGAGAATGCCTTCTTCTTCCAGGTAGTCGGGCGCGGGGTCTACGACTTCCCCATCGATAGTGACGGGGCGCGCGCCGTAGCCCTGGTGGCCAAACGAGTAGTTCGCGCCCACCACGCCGGGTCGGATGCCCTCGGTCACACGCACGTGACCAGCGGCTTCACCCTCGGGGCCCACGATGGTCACCGCATCGCCGTTTGCAAGGCCGCGCGCGTCGGCATCGGCGGGGTTCATCCACACGAAGTTCTCGGTGGTCACCTCGCGCAGCCACGGCGCGGCGATAGTGCGGTGCGAGCCGTTCGTGCGAGCCTTCCAGTTGATGAACGCGAACGGGCGATCGGCCGGCTGCTCCACCGGTGTGCCGTCGGCCAGCGCCACGGGAGCCACCCGCGCGAGACCGTCGAAGTTCTCACCGGTGAGTGCGTTTTTGAGCGACGCCGTCTTGGGATCGTAGAACGCGCACAGCCCGCCGTAGCGCGTCTTGATGAGCTCGCCTTCGTAGCCGTCGTCCTTCGCAGGGTCGGCCGAGGCGAAGCGGCCGCCGCGATTGAGCACGTACACCACCTTCGGCCACTCTTCCTCGGTGACCGCCGCCTTCCACGCCTCAATATCGAACGCATCGCCCAGCGCACGCGTGCGGGTGCGCTCGAACAGCGCAAGCTCCTCGGCATCGGCATCCGGCACAGGCTTCTGACCTGCGTAGGCGATGTTCGCCGCCATCTTTAACCAGTAGTCGTACTCGTTGGCAAGCGCCGCCTTGCCGCCCGCGCCGTCCTTCCCCACCGGCACCGCAGCCTCACCCACGCCGGGCAGGCCGAGCCGCTGCATGATATCCAGATACACGTCCTCCACCGAGCGCGGGCCCTCGAAGGCGCGCACCGCCGGCTGGCCGAACTGGATGAGCTAGTACTGCTGGTTCGGATAAATGGACTCCTGGCTGAACCGCTCCAGGTAGACCTTGTCGGGCAGCACGAAATCGGCATAGCGCGACGTATCGCCGATCTCCACGTCGAACGACACGAGCAGGTTGATCTTGCCCGGGTCGCCCAGCACGTCGGCCAGCCGGTCGCCGCCCGGCGTGGAGTCCACGAGCGAGTGGCGGTGGATGAACAGCGCGCCCAGGTGGTCGTACACATAGCCCGCCCGCAGCGTGGGCACCACCTCGTGCGACAGGTTGCCCGGCAGCGGATACCACGGGCGCGGCGCGGGGTAGCCGTCCTGCTTGAAGTAGCTGGTCTTCTCGTACTGCGTCTTCTGGCGCGTGATGGGAATGCCCCAACCCGTGTGCGCATCCGGCACCGTTTTGAGGTCGTAGCGGCCTTCGAACGGGGCAAACTTCGCGCCCGCGGCCAGGTGCCCGCCCTTCCAGTCGTGGTTTCCGATGAGGAAGTTGAGGTAGCCCGCCGCGCGCACGGCGTCGAAGCCGTTCGCATGCATGGCGGGGCCGCGGTAGCTCATGACGCACGCGCGCTTGCCGTGGCTCGTGAACTCGCGCGCCACCTCCTCCACCACGGCAGGGTCGATGCCCGCGTCGGCGGCGTAGTCCTCAAGCGAGCGCTCGCCCACGCGCTCTACCAGCAGCTGGAACACGCTCTTCACACGCGTTGGCGCACCATGCACGTCGATCTCGGCGTCAACCAGCAAGTCGGCCGGGCCCTCCGCAGCGTCGGCTTCTGCAAGCTCGCCGTCCACCAGCACGAACCGGGCGTCATCCTTGAGCGCTTCGCCGTTCGCGCCCGCCTCGCCCGCACGGCCGAGCACCTTCGCCGTGACGATGGGCGCGTTCGGCAGATCCACCGCCACAAGGTGCGTCGCGTCCGACCAGGTGGGCTCGCCGATGACGGCCGCCGCCTTCTTCCCCGGCACGCTGAGGTAGGCCGCATCGTAGCGCTCGTTGGCGATGATCCACGACATCATGGCGTAGGCCAGCTCGGCATCCTTGCCGGGAATCACCGGCAACCACACGTCGGCCTTCGACGCGCTGCGCCCCTGGCGCGGGTCCACCACGTACAGTTTCATGCCGCGTTCGCGCGCCACCGACAGGCGCGGGGCCAGCCACGACGGCCCCTTGTTCGCGGTCATGGGCTCGGTGCCCCAAATGATGAGGCATTCGCAATGGTCCAGGTCGGCGTACATGCGCTTGTGGTTCGTGGTGGGATGCGTGCGCACGTTGGCCATAACGCCGGTCATGCCGCACACGCCGCCGTGGTTGAAGTTGTTCACCGAGCCGAAGCCGTTTTGCGTCAGGCGGTCGCCGATGAGGAACATGCGGTCGCCGCCGAGCGAGCAGAACAGGTTGGACTTGGGGCCCAGGTCGGGGTGCTTCGTGTCGATGAGCGTGTTGGCCCACTTCGCGTCGAAGTCGGCCTGGGTCATCTGGCCGGACTCGACCAGCGCCACATCGGCCTCCACCTGCTTCTTCGGTGCCCAGGCGTACCACTCGGCGATGCCGGGCGTGCCCAGCGCGGGCGAGCCGTTCACGATCTCGTCGAGCGCGGTGTCCCAGTCCACCGTCTCCCACTGGTCGCTTCCCCGGTCGCCCACGCGGCGCAAGGGCTGCGTGATGCGGAACCTGTCGTGCGCGAGCTGGATGCCCGCCTGGCCCTTGAGGCAGATCATGCCGCCTGATGCGGCGCGGCCCGCACGGGCCATGCCGTCGCCCGGTGAGAGCGCATCCTCGGGGCGCATGTCGTAGGGCGCCGGCGCATACGGCTGCGAATTGAGCGGGGAGTACGGGTTGCCCGCGATCTTGCGCACGAGCGAGGTCGCGCCCTCGTTGGCCTGCGGCCCGTCGGCTGCATCGGCCACGCGCACCTTGATGGTGCAGTACGAGTTGCAGTTGTTGCACATGGACAGGATGACGTCGTCGGCCGCATACGCGCCGGTGGCATCGCCGCGTCCGTGCGGCGTATCGGTCAGAGGGTCGTTCGAGGCCATGAGGGCCGAAAGCCCGCCGCCGCCCACTACGGCTCCGGCCGCCACGGCCGCCGTGGCGCCGATCACCGCGCGGCGGGACGGGGTGCCGAACACCGCGTCGGGTCGGCCGTTCTCGTTACGCTGCGGATCCATCGCGCACCTCCCTGTTCGCCATCGTATCCTCGGCGCGCGTCGGACACGACGCTGCGCCGTCGTAGATGCTCGTCCGCACGGGCGCACCTTCGGCCGCGCCGAGACGCTCGAGCGGCAACAGGCGCACCGTCAGGCCGAACGCGCCCACCGCAAGCCCCAGCACGAACAACGCCACCAAGAGCTCGCCCAAGCTGGGAACGTAGGCCGGCGTGGGCAGGCCGGCCAGAAGCGGCACCGAGAACCCGGCCACCACGAACACGTAGCGCAGCGCCAAGATGCCGACCAGCACGGCCACCGCGGCCGTTACTGCCCATGCCCCGCCGCCGCTCGCCCGCGAGCGCACCGCGCCCACGGCCAGCAGCGCACCGGGCAGCACGAGCCCCACGCCCACCTCGCCGATCCAGAACAGCGGCGCGAGCGGCCCGGCCACCATCACCTGCACGGGGGCAGCCACTGCCGGGTCGCCCGACAGGAGCGCGGGAGCCACCTGGAAGAACACGCAGAACGCGAGCGCGAAGAGCGATGCGGCCAGCACCCGCGCCAACCCCGTAAGCGTCTTCGCGTCGGGGCGCGCCCGGCGAAGCCGAGCGAGCAGGCGGTACGCCACCAGCAGAAACGCCGCCGCCGTCACGACGGCCATCACGTAGAACAGCACCGACGTGATGCCGCCTTCCCACAGCCCGCGCGTCTTCACCGCAGCGAAGAACATGCCCGTGCCGCCCGGAGGCCCCACGAACGAAGTGGCCACGCCCACGCCGGCCAGCACGCGGATCGCCAGGTTCACGTTGCCGCGCCGCCGCAGCGCCCCGGCCTCGCCCGCAGCCGCATCGGCAACGCCAGCGTCCGCACCGCTCGCCAGCGCCCCGCGCCTGTCGTTCCACAGCACCAGCACGAACTGCGCAACAGCCACCGCCATGAAGAACATATACGCCTTGATTTCCCAGGCCAAAGGCGAGGACCAGTGGAAGAACAGCACCGTCCCCAGCGAATGCCGGATCGAGCCCAGATCCAGCCCGATGAAGATCATCGACACCGCAAGCGCCACCACGCTCAGCCCCAGCGCCAGCCGCGCCACCGGCATGAAGCGCGGCAGCCGCAGCAGATACGCCAGCGCCGAGATCAGATACAACCCGCCGGCCAGCCCGGAGAACCAGATGTACACCACCACCCACAGCCCCCACGGCACCGCGTTCGTGGCCCCGGCCATGCCCAGCCCGTTCGCCAACCGGTCGAACATCGAAGCCGCGCCCGCAACCAGCAACACGCCTACCACCAGCACCCATACGAGCGTCGTGCGGCTCGAGAACGCCTCGCCCAGCCCGAACCGACGGCGGCGCGAACCCGCGCCTTGCGCATCGACAGTCACAGCAATCACCTCACTTCAAGTAGTAGACGGACGGGGCGGTGCCCAGCTCCTCGCGCAGGCGGAAGGCCCGCGGCGAAGCGGCCAGCTGCGCCACCTTCGATTCCGGATCGTTCAAATCGCCGAAGTACCGCGCATCGCCGATGCATGTCTCGCAGCACGCGGGAGCCTCGCCCGCGGCGATGCGGTGCGCGCAGAACGTGCACTTGCGCACCGTGCCGTACGTGCCTGCGTACTTCGCGCGCGCACCGCGGTCCACGCCGTACTCGGGGGCGGTCACCTGGTCGGCCGCCTGCACCTCGGCGATGTACGACGCGCCCTCGTCGGCCGACCGCGCGCCGTACGGGCACGCCGCGATGCAGTACTTGCACCCGATGCAGCGATCGGCATCGATCACCACGATGCCGTCCTCGCCGCGATACGTGGCGCTCACCGGGCACACGCTCACGCACGCGGGGTTCTCGCACTGCATGCACGGCCGCGGCAGCGCCTGGATGCGCACGTTGGGAAACGCGCCCTCCTCCTGTTCGAGCACCACGTTGTAGCTCACTCCCGGCGGCGTGCGATTCTCGGCCTTGCACGCCACGGTGCACGAGTCGCACCCGACGCATTTCGCCAGATCGATGACCATACCCCAATGGGGACTCCGGTTTTCATCCATGGAGCGCACCTCAATTCTTCCTCGATTGCTTCGCCGTCCCGAACGGGAGCGCCGAAACGGCAAAAAGCGTCCCGCCGGAGGGGGTGGCAGGACGCTCGGATTGGTTTACAAAAACAGTACTGGCAGCGCCGCAAGCACAATAAGCAAACGCAGTAGAAAGCCGCCCACCAGCACGCCCGCCTCGCCGATCGCGCTTACCACAAGCGAGGTGGTTGAAGTCTCCACACGTTTAGCGATAAACACGGGATAGCCTTCAATGCAAAACGGCGCCACCAAACCCAATATGACGATACCGCCCCAAAACGCTGGCGCAAACTGTCCGGCCACAAGGGAATACACCGATGCCGCGCCTTCAAAGCTGCCCGCGTTTACAATAATGAGCATGGTGAACAGCACGACCATTTCAATGGCAGAGAGGATAACGTGCGACTTCTTGATAAGCCACATTCGCTCGAATCGTGCACGGTCGGTGACGAGGCCCACAAGTGAAGTAGCCGCAAGCCCCGCCGAGAGCGCTGACACCACAAATAGGATGGGCAGGATGGCGTTGTTCCACAACGGCACGGCCTTAACGACACCCAGTAAAAAGCCGGTATAGGCCGCTACGGCAAACGCGAATACAATACCGATCCACGTCAACCACTTCGGTACGCGCTTTTTCAGGATTTCAAGCAACGCCACCACGAGTGTGACCGGCATGTAGATGCAGATGAAATACACACCCAGGGTCATGACTGAGCCTGGATTCATCACAAGGAAGAAGAAACGCCAGGGATTCATGAACCCCGCTTCCGCATCGACCATGAGCAATAACAAGCCGATACCCACAAACACCGGAGCGATAATGCGACCCGCCACGCGCATCTTCACGCTGTCGGGATACTTAGCCTCAACGAAGGCAGCTGTCAAAAAAGCACCCGCCGACGCGCCGGCCAAAAAGAGATACCAAGCGATCAAAGGTCCCCATACCATGATTCATCACCTCACGTAAAAGATTTTGGATGTGGTCAGATTGTCAGCGAGCGGATGTGCGTGATACTGCGCTATAGCCTGATTGATCTCGCTTTCGGGATCGTCCAAGTCCCCGAAGATACGCGCACCCGAAATGCAGGTTTGCACGCATGCCGGAGGATTGCCCGGATTTTCGCCGTCCCAGCAAAAGCGGCATTTCTCCACCACGCCGGTCGACTCCTGCACGATGCGCGCCTGATAGGGGCACGCCGCCATGCAGTACTTGCAGCCGATGCATTTCTCCGGATCTACCAGCACCACACCAGAGTCCGTGATATACGTGGCATGGGTGGGACAAACAGCAGCACAGGGTGCATCTTCGCAGTGCATGCACTGGGTGGGAACCACCTCGGCATATACGTTGGGGTACTCCCCTGTTTCAATCTCGTGATAGGTGATGAACGACTCACTTGGTTCCAGATGATTTCTCATCTGGCAGGCAAGACGGCAAGCCGAGCAGCCAACGCATTTCTTCGTATTGATGAGCATTCCGTAGCGTGTCATATTATGCCTCCACCTTCTTGACCGTCACTGCCACTTCCTGGCTCATCATGGAGCCCACCCCCGGCTCGGCATCAAAGGGGATGAAATCGTTCAGGCAGATGCCGTAACCATACGCACGCGTTTGATCAGGCGAGTTGCCGCCATAGTGCGTAGGAAGATACACCACACCGGGCTTGAGGCGCTGCGTCACGCGCACCTCCACTTGACCGGTGTGTTCGCTTGAGGCCACCTCCACCGTATCGCCCGTCTCAATGCCCAGCTCCTTGGCATCTTGAGCCGCCATCCACAAGCGCTCCATGTGGTATTCGCGCGAGAGGGCATTGAGCGCTTCGATGTTTTGCGTCATGGTATGAGAGTGAATGCCCTGCTTACCGCCTACGATGGCGAACTCGCCCGCCTTGGGCTCCACCTTGCGCGGCACGTAACCGATGAGGGGCTTGAGGCCCGCTTCGGTCATTTTCTCGGTCTTAAACTCGAACTTGCCGGAAGCCGTCTTGAACTTCGGCACGCCGTAGGTAAAGCCCGGGTCGGGAAGTTCCACAACACCTTCCTGTTTCATCTGATCGAGAGTCACGCCGACCGTAGCCAGCTGCGCTTCGGCCCATTCCTCAGCCGTAAATTGGAAGTACTCACCTACGCCACACGCTTCGGCCAGCCCGTTGAAAATCTCGTCACACGTTTTCGTTTCCGGATGAATGCGATCGAGTACGACGGTGCGCATTCCTACATAATGCTTCTTGCCTCCGATGAATTCGGGCAGCTCAAGGCGTTCGAGATAGGTGACTTCGGGAAGCACGTAGTCGGATTGGAGCGCGGTCTCGGACATCTGCACGTCGATACACACCGACAGTTCAGCCTTCTCAAACGCCTCAGTCCACTTTTTCGGCTGCGCATAGCCTTTTGCGGCGTTAGAGTTATAGAAGAACAGGCCCTTTATGGAGCCGTCGAGCGCAGCCTTGAGCGCCGCAATGTTCGTACCAGCGCTCTCCAGCGCAAGAGGAAATTCTTTTGCGCCGACCCGCGGCTGCTGAGGCTTTTCGGGGTCGGCGAAGCGCGTGTCTGTTAGCTTACCCGCTTTGGGCGACGAGGTGATAAGCGCACCCCCCTTTGCTCCCCACGCACCCAACAGCGCGTTGACGGCCGTTATGGCACGCGCGGTTTCAAGGGAGTTGGCATACGAACAGCCAATAACGGAGCGCCAACCGGCTTCGATAGAGGCCGCAGGGGCCGCCTTCGCCATGGCACGCGCAAGTTCTTCAATGCGCGCGGCTGGCACATCTGTAATCTTTTCGGCCCATGCAGGGGTGTACTCCTTCACTTCGGCGGCAAATTCGTCGAAGCCTTCGGTGTACTGCTCGCAGAACTCGTGATCGTACAGATCCTCTTCAATAAGCACGTTGGCCATACCGAGCAAAAGCGCAAGATCAGTGCCGGGCTTGATGGGCACCCAATCGCTTGCGAAAATGCCGGAGTTGTTCAGGCGTGGGTCGACAAGCACAATACGCGTGCCGTTTTCAGCAGCATCAGCCAAGCTATGAACGGACGAGGGGCGGATGCCGTCGCCGTAGCTGCGGCCGATAAACATAACCATCTTCGCGTTGGCGAAATCGGTCGAGAAATTCGAAGCGCCGATAGTCAACGTATAAGCGCTCTCCTTCGACAGATTGCATGACGAGGAATGCGCGTATACGTTGGCTGATCCAAGCGCATGCATAAAACGCTTAGAGTACTGCTTGCCCGATGGTCGCGGGTCCTGGATGATGGCGAGCGACTCGGGTCCGCTGTGTGCGATGATCTCTTTGACCTTTTGTCCTATCTCGGAAAAGGCCGTATCCCAATCGATGGGTTCGAAGCTACCGTCTTCTTTGCGGCGCAAAGGTTCGGTTACGCGTTCGTCTGAATACGCCATCTGCGTAAGCCCGTGACCGCGGCCACAGATGTGCCCTTTCGCGTAGGGATGGTTCTCGTTGCCGTTAACGGTCCACAGTTGCCCATCGACCGTTTTGGCCACAAGACCGCACTTGCTTGAGCAGCCGTTACACAGCGAATATCCTTCCACCACATTCGCCGTCTCGGCAGCTGCAGCATGCTGCGTCTGCCACGTGTCAAGCGAGAGCGAACCGACGGCGGCAAGCGTCGCTGTAGCGGCACTCCCTTTGAGAAACGTTCTACGCGATACCGTTGTTTCCCTCATTCCTTTCCTCCCTTTGTCTTTTGGTGTCTCTTCATGGTTGGTATTTCTTATCGAGAGAGCAGGACTCCTTGTCTGCATCTGCATCAGATAGTTCACTGACAAACCTCATGCACGCTGCGATTCGCCAGGGAAACGAGCGCTCTCAGATGGGTAATGCCTTCCCCGAGCGCTTCCCGGCGATGCGTGGCAAGCGTTGGCGCGCATGCAAGTGCCTCAGAACGAGCGGCAAGTGTCGCATCATAGGCATCGAGCCAGTCGAGATGATCGGCAACGACATCGCGCGCCGCACGCTCATTTCCGCTGCCTACAAAGAGACTTAACAGCTCCAACAATAAAGACAGATGGTCGGGCATAGCTGCAAAACGCACAGGAACAGTCAGATCGAGCGAGGCATAGAGCGCCTGAAGATGTCGCGCGGAATCTCCCAGGTATAGTCCGCGCTGCGCTCCGTAGTCATTGCCGAGCGAGGTCGACCATGGCTTATAGAGCGACTCCACCGGTAAAGCCGCAAATGGCATGCCGGATACCAACAGCTCGTTTTGCAGAAGCGAACGTTGAGGCCAGGGCGGCAGGATGAGGCTGCGCTCCCAACGAGCACGCTCGGTCGCGTCCCGCGTTAACGTGGCGACAGCTGTATGGATGCTTTGCTCCGTGTCGCCACGCCGCACGAGCTCATACTCAGGTTCGCTCATATAAGAAAAGAGTGGTGCGATGCGCGATACGACGAAAGTTAAAGCGGTTGAGGTATCTGTTGTATTTATCACCTGCAAAGCGGTATCCTTTCTCGACGAGGGCATCGTAGGCGCTCTGCGACAACAGCTTGTCATCAATAACTGATGATTTATGCATTTTCCCTGATGAGAAGCGCACAAACGGATATGTGGAGCGGGACGTAGCAAAGCGTTAAACGCTCGTCACCATACGGTCAGCGAAGAAAGGAAACGGTTTGACCACTGCGCGCGAAAAACGCAGCATGCGAATGGTATGGAAGACGATGCGCGTGCGACATGTCGGCATGGCGTTTTTCTGGGCGTGCAGCATGCTTACGTTTCGCAGCTCCGTTTTGCTGTCGGGAACAGCCAACTCGCCGGAACTTGAGTCGCTTTTGGTCATCGTCTCATTCGTGGCGAACATGACTACCCTGTTAGGATTGGCCGCCTGGGTGGAGAACGACCCTGCGCGCATCGACCGGCTTCCCTCATGGCCGATGCCCGTGCTCGTGGTGACAGGTCTGTTGCTCGTGTTTGCCGCTGGCCTTATAGGCGGCGTGGTCCTTCTTCCGCTGCTTTTGTGTGGTGCAGTGCTGACGGGCGTTGGATACGGCTATTTCTGGGGAAGCTGGGCTGACTGCTATGGACGCATGCACCCAGCGCGCACGTCGTTTTATCTGCCAGTCGCGTTTTTGATTACCGCTGTGCTCTTCTTACTGGTGTCGCTTTTGACGGAATACGCGAGCGTGCCGGCGATCCTGCTCATTGTGCCGTTACCGCTTGTGTCGTATGCGTGCCTCATGCGTTGTCGTGCCGAAGAGCCCGATGGCCGCGCTGCGCCGGAAAACGGCACGCGCCGCTCATTAGCTGCCATCGGCTCGCTTATGGGACTTATTGTGGCAAGCATCGTGCTGTCATGCTTATTTGGCCTGATGTGGGAGCTTACTGTGTTCGAGGTGGGTTCAGTCAACGAGGCTCATCTGGTACCTCTTGTGGCAAACCTCGTGGTTGCTGTCGCGCTCGTGGGGTTTGTGGTGTTCGCACGTACACGCATCAATCTTAATCTGGCGTACCGCATCGTGCTGCCCGTAATCGTGGTGCTGTTCGCCGCATTGCCCTTCTTCTGGGAGACCAACGCCGTTGCGCTGAACGTTATCATGAGCGCAAGTTACGGACTGTTCGATGTCATCATCTGGTCGCTCGTGGTCGCTTGCTCTTACGATTTTGCCGTTTCAGGATACGTCGTGGGCGGTATCGTGCGCGCGTTATCAATCCTATTACGGCTGGTGGGCATGGGAATCGGCTTTCTTATCATGCTTGTTCCCGGTGATTCGACAGCCCTTATCGTAGGCGTGTCGATAGGTGCACTGTATGTGCTCGTTATGCTTGCTCTGTTCAACTGGCTGCGTCGCAAACGGAACAAAAACACATGCGAAAAGGAAGACGAGGAATCGCATCCAGCGTTTGAGAACAAAGGGATGGCCGCCTCAACCGAGACGGACGACCATAGCGAACCAAGCGAAATGAGCGACAGCACCGAACCGATCAAGAGCGCTGACGAGCAGGCACTGTACACTGCCATCGCCGAGGATTATGGACTCACCCGACGTGAGGCCGAGGTTCTTCCTTATTTGGCCCGCGGCCGCTCAGCCAAGGTGATCGCGGAAGCGCTCTTCGTGTCGGAAAGCACCGTACGCACTCATATCCGCCGCATTTTGGAAAAGACTGACCTCCACTCAAAGCAGGCAGTCATCG encodes:
- a CDS encoding LuxR C-terminal-related transcriptional regulator translates to MRVRHVGMAFFWACSMLTFRSSVLLSGTANSPELESLLVIVSFVANMTTLLGLAAWVENDPARIDRLPSWPMPVLVVTGLLLVFAAGLIGGVVLLPLLLCGAVLTGVGYGYFWGSWADCYGRMHPARTSFYLPVAFLITAVLFLLVSLLTEYASVPAILLIVPLPLVSYACLMRCRAEEPDGRAAPENGTRRSLAAIGSLMGLIVASIVLSCLFGLMWELTVFEVGSVNEAHLVPLVANLVVAVALVGFVVFARTRINLNLAYRIVLPVIVVLFAALPFFWETNAVALNVIMSASYGLFDVIIWSLVVACSYDFAVSGYVVGGIVRALSILLRLVGMGIGFLIMLVPGDSTALIVGVSIGALYVLVMLALFNWLRRKRNKNTCEKEDEESHPAFENKGMAASTETDDHSEPSEMSDSTEPIKSADEQALYTAIAEDYGLTRREAEVLPYLARGRSAKVIAEALFVSESTVRTHIRRILEKTDLHSKQAVIDLIDHYE